DNA sequence from the Oryza brachyantha chromosome 5, ObraRS2, whole genome shotgun sequence genome:
CAGGTAAGATGGGATGATAGTACTGATAACAACCACCAAAACAGAGTCTCTCCATGGGAGATCGAGAGAGTTGGTGGCAGTGTTTCGGTTACTCATTCCCTGTCATCTGGTTCGAAGCGAACCAAACTGCACTTTCCTCAAGGCAATTTGGATACTCCATTTCTTAGTAGGTCCCGCAGCCCAATGCTGGTGTATGTATaacatcatttatttaaatacATATTAACTAATCTGCATCAAACTTGTAGATGGAAATGGTCATCCGGAATCCATGGGAACTGAAAATTTCCACAGGGTCTTGCAAGGTCAAGAATTTAGGGGTTCTAGGTCTCATGGTGTTGTATGCTCTGAACCACCTGGTCCTGCTGTACCAAACTTTCAAGCTCCTGACAATAGGAGATTTTCTGCCAATATGCGGGGCTACATGATGCCAGCAAGTGCCCCCCCGCAGCGAAACACGGAGTTTACTTATCAGCCCGTAGGCTTTGGTGAATCTCTTGGATTCCCAGAGGTCTTGCAAGGTCAAGAAATGTCACAAGTAGTTCCTTTGTTCCGAGGAGCTACTTCTGGCGCTCGCACACAGAATGATAGAGTTGTGTCTACTAATTCTGTGCATAGATCAGCTGCGCTGAGTGGATTGCCGGCTGCAACTCAAGGGCACGCCATCTCGCAGTTTACTTTGTCAGCATCAAAAGTATCCTCTCCTTCGTCGGTTCTGATGTTTAACCAAGCAACAGCTCCACATCTTGAGCCCAAAGACGGAGCCGGCAACAAAGGTATATATGGCAGCCAGTTTGCTTCCCAGGAGATGCTTGCAGAAGCTGTAACCTGGCCGGCTATACAACATCAGATGCCAACTGCAAGCAGCCAGTTCGCCATGGCGAAAGCCTCGGCTCCTCCAAGCAGAGCTGAATCCGGGTCGCCGAAGAGTGGCGCTGGGAGAAGCAGCTGCAGGCTCTTTGGCTTCTCCTTGACCGAGAACATGCTGGGAGAAGACGCACAGGTCCTGGAGGAAGGAAGCAGCGAAGCCGAGCGCCAGAACCCGCGGGTGCTCGAGCTGTTTGGGCACAGGCACAGCCACTCCACTCCCGGCGCTCTTCATGCCCTGTGTGCTGCTGCTCCCTTGGGAATGTGATGCTGCATTGCTGATTGCTGGCTACCATGCTGCTTCCCCAGACGGTTTGCTCTGGGGAAATGGTCGTTGTATCAGTCTACTTGTATGAACGAATTGCATAATGTGTCGTCAGATACTTTCTAGTAGATTTCAATTTCATTGGCATGTAAGCATGTTCTTGTAAGGATTTCATTGGCTCTGTGTGCTGCTTCTAAGACTAGCTTGAAATTTACTGGTGTTTGTTCGTAGCTATGACATGAAGACTTATGAGTCCACGAggcctactccctccgtcacaGAATAAGTCAAACTTTAGATTTACGTGtcttgactatttatcttatttgaaatttttttaagaaattttaaaaaaataatcatacgtaaattactattcataatttataatctaataaaaacaaaaatattaattctaaattttctttaaataagacgaataattaaatattatagataaaaaaatagaagattgatttattttgagacgaaggAAGTAAATCAGAAGGCCTAGTACCCGCTTCAATGCACAAGGTGTACATCTTACATTCACCAAGAAGCCTCGTTTTGGGTTTGCTTGTTTTGACTAATTTCAGGgttgaggtaaaaaaaaatgaaaaaaggcCTCCAAATCTCCCTGTCAGGAGCTCACCTGCACGCATTCAGAAAAATCAGGTCCATGAGCAGCGTGTTTGCTATGCATTCCAAAAACACATGAGCAGCGTGTTTGCTATGCATTCCAAAAAACTATATGCATATACTTCatacatgaaaatttttataagataCTTTATacctacaaaaaaaaattgtgcataGAAACTTTGTAgagtacatataaaatttctaagtataaatttgaaacaaattcAGCAGCATGTATACACATCTATTCATGGAAactttatatgtagatattttcTACGCAtaaatttgaaacaaattcAAACGGCAATTTAGAAAGGTGTGCATGTGAACTATGCAGTCTATATGTACGTATATGGTGCTTCAAACACCCGGGTGGATCCGTGTAATGAGCGCGCACAAGCAATAATCATTTCGGAGTTTATGGACAAATTCTCATTCCTAAGTCCTAACAATTCCCTCCAACCAAATGACAATTTTCCCCAACCAAATACTTTTGTAAATTGAAATTCAGAAAAATCAGATCCATGGCCACATCTGTTTACTTCGTGCTTGTTTTTATCAGGAAAGCAGGGTTGTTCATACATGCATcagatatgaatatatgatcgATTCACCGgtgaaaaaaagagataatctttcatctttcatggGAAAAAGAACAGCTCCACGCACCTGCATATTATTATTACAAATTACAGCCATTAAATACAATCATGCATTCATACAGTACACAAACAGATCGACATGCTAACAACTTGcaatcaccaccaccaccaccaccgtcgtcgtcttcgtcttcttcaTTCTTCAAGGGTAGACCTCGATGATGGACCGGAAGCCAAGCACCGGCATGATCTTGTACCCGCTGAATCCGGCCTCCATGAAGACCTTCTTCCACTCCCGCTCGTCCCtctcgacgccgtcgatgAACATGATGTACATATCGAACAGGGCCTGCACCTCCCTGTGCTTCTGCTCCGACGGCCCTGCTCCGACGACTATGTCCATGATTATCACCTTCCCTCCGGCGTCCCTGGGAGGGATGGCCTTCTTGCAGTTCTTCAGTATCTTGACgcactcgtcgtcgccccagTCGTGAAGAACCCACTGGAATATGCAGCAAACATTTAGACAACCAAATGTTTATactgtttttatatattcatatttctcCTTCTAGCTAATtcgttaattaaaaaaaactagcgaAAATATACGAACCTTCTGCTGGGCTAGATTTGCTATGTAACTCTTAACTTAATTATGATTGGATTTTGGCCCCGCAAAATTATGAttggattttatatataattattagctTCTATTTTCTCTACAGTCAATTATCAATCAATTAACACCGTTACTATTTAGATCCctcacaattttatttttagataaacttcttttctcttttattaaTATGGTGTCTCCTTTTCGAGTTATTCTCGTAATAAGATATAGTTTATGTGATAGATGCATAAGTATCTGTGATGGGTGTTCACCTGTCATAGGTGAGGTTTTCCGTGACTGATCTATGATGAGatcctatatatacacatcgTCGCACATGATGATTGATGGCTACCGGCGACCCCATCACAGGTGACATGTTCCACGATAGTGAGCAACCGTCTAATTAACCATACAGAGGAGTACATAGATTCGGTTATATTGTCCCGTGATATTTTTGGTGACATTGAGttaatgacatgtgagacccacGTGGATGGGGTAATGTCACTGAATCTAGATCCATAtaggggatgattgtttggcatattaaatgaaaaaaagcaaataacatatttataaataaaaatatatttagaaataaaacttttatatatgtgtatttagtgatccaaaagttaaggctgaaaaataaactacgataaaaaaactctaaaatctactttaaatttaagactagaagttcaaatttagcttataaacacaaacaaaaatgaaaatacgAGGAGCTTGGCTATGGAGTTTAGCGGGTGCAAAATATATTGGGAGATTATTGCCATAAACTCCTGGGTGAGCTGAGCTTATGGCCATCGGCTGTACAAATTTCTTTGTtgagatttgctctggtccaacgaaaaatatctcgaggtacctaTAACTATAACTTATGGTactaaatcatttctcaccattgaatCTAACTGAGCATGATGGATaatgttagatccaacgatcagaaacgatttggtaccgtgagtTATCaatacctcaagatattttttattggaccagaacgaatctctttttttcttttagcttTCATTAGGCTTGGGCCACGTTAGGTTAGGCATTAAACATTGATCAAGAGATCGAATTACTAGTAAGTTTGCGAGACCAAGAGAATTTACCTTGAGGAAGACGGCGTCCGCCGGTGGAACGCTCTCAAACATGTCGCCGGCGACGTACTCGACGTCGGTGCCACCGGGAGCCTTGGCGACGACGTGCCCGAGATCCACCACGCTGCACTTCATCTCCGGGAACGCCTTCGAGATGACCTGCGACGCCGCTCCgagcccgccggcgacgtcgaccAGGGAGCCGATCCCCCGGAACACCTCGCCGTGCTCCTTGACGACGAAGTCCATGATGAAGAGGCTGTCCGAGACCATCCCGTCGTTGATGAGCGCGTCGAACGCCGCGTCGCGGTCGGCGAGCTCCCACAGGCCCTGGCCGTGCGCCTGCTTGAAGATGCAGCACGGGTCCGGCGGCTCCCGCCGGAACcactcgccgacgccgaggaaGGGGACGACGAGGGTCGGGTGGAGGATCATGGACATGATGGCGGCCAGGTTCGCGGAGCCGACGAGcaggcgcgacgacggcgtcagCTCGTAGACGGGCtcctcaccaccaccgccaccggcgccgacggcgaagACGCCGGAGACGGTGAGCACGCGCATGAGGCGGCGTAGGCAGGGGACCTTGGACGGGTGGAGCGCCACCTCGCTGGCTATCTCGGacagggtggcggcgccgccgtagtggtggacggcgtcggcgatgcGGA
Encoded proteins:
- the LOC102705346 gene encoding O-methyltransferase ZRP4-like; its protein translation is MGSMELAESKCNGQASLLDAQLELYWNSFAVIKSMALKSALDLRIADAVHHYGGAATLSEIASEVALHPSKVPCLRRLMRVLTVSGVFAVGAGGGGGEEPVYELTPSSRLLVGSANLAAIMSMILHPTLVVPFLGVGEWFRREPPDPCCIFKQAHGQGLWELADRDAAFDALINDGMVSDSLFIMDFVVKEHGEVFRGIGSLVDVAGGLGAASQVISKAFPEMKCSVVDLGHVVAKAPGGTDVEYVAGDMFESVPPADAVFLKWVLHDWGDDECVKILKNCKKAIPPRDAGGKVIIMDIVVGAGPSEQKHREVQALFDMYIMFIDGVERDEREWKKVFMEAGFSGYKIMPVLGFRSIIEVYP